The following proteins come from a genomic window of Halorussus halophilus:
- a CDS encoding PHP domain-containing protein — MTASRVDLHVKILDENVVERAKSQGVDVLVYAPHFVRLPDIRERAARFSDDELLVVPAREVFTGSWKHRRHVLAVGLKEPVPDFIPLEAAMREFDRQGAAALVPHPEFLNVGLSGDDIYRFRDRIDAVEVWNPKHWPHHNSRAREITDEADLPAFTSSYAHIRTSVGEAWTTFETAIDSASDLVSALKDEVPRKVVHESGVGHKLRCAAEFAHLGWENSYGKIDRLLLSGMEPTHPDHIAYEDRFDGVY, encoded by the coding sequence GTGACAGCGTCTCGGGTGGACCTCCACGTGAAGATACTCGACGAGAACGTCGTCGAGCGCGCGAAATCGCAGGGCGTAGACGTGCTCGTCTACGCGCCACACTTCGTCCGCCTGCCGGACATCCGCGAGCGCGCCGCCCGCTTTTCGGACGACGAACTCCTCGTCGTCCCCGCCAGAGAGGTGTTCACCGGCAGTTGGAAGCACCGCCGACACGTTCTGGCGGTCGGTTTGAAAGAGCCAGTTCCGGACTTCATCCCCCTCGAAGCGGCGATGCGGGAGTTCGACCGACAAGGCGCGGCCGCGCTGGTTCCGCACCCCGAGTTCCTGAACGTCGGCCTGTCGGGCGACGACATCTATCGGTTCCGAGACCGCATCGACGCCGTCGAAGTGTGGAATCCGAAACACTGGCCCCACCACAACTCGCGAGCGAGAGAAATCACAGACGAAGCCGACCTCCCGGCGTTCACGTCCTCGTACGCCCACATCAGAACTTCGGTCGGCGAGGCGTGGACGACGTTCGAGACGGCTATCGACTCTGCCAGCGACCTCGTTTCGGCGTTGAAAGACGAAGTGCCGCGCAAAGTCGTCCACGAGTCGGGCGTCGGCCACAAACTCCGCTGTGCCGCAGAGTTCGCACATCTCGGCTGGGAGAACTCCTACGGGAAGATAGACCGCTTACTGTTATCCGGGATGGAACCGACCCACCCCGACCACATCGCTTACGAAGACCGCTTCGACGG